A DNA window from Acidimicrobiia bacterium contains the following coding sequences:
- a CDS encoding DUF4190 domain-containing protein yields the protein MPDDDSYAGEPPPSDPIGLPPPPAAPRQPPQAYSPVTPRYNGLAIAGMILGILWIYWVGSVLALIFGYISKGQIDESNGWQTGRGMAIAAIVLGWVGIGLLAVTIVAAIIVASNDDVSLGRLLVGT from the coding sequence ATGCCCGACGATGACTCCTACGCCGGCGAACCCCCGCCGTCCGATCCGATCGGACTGCCGCCGCCACCTGCTGCACCCCGGCAGCCACCGCAGGCGTACTCACCGGTGACGCCGAGGTACAACGGGCTCGCCATCGCAGGCATGATCCTCGGGATTCTCTGGATCTACTGGGTCGGATCGGTCCTCGCTCTCATCTTCGGGTACATCTCGAAGGGGCAGATCGACGAGTCGAATGGCTGGCAGACAGGTCGCGGCATGGCCATAGCCGCCATCGTGCTCGGTTGGGTGGGGATCGGCCTGCTCGCCGTCACCATTGTCGCGGCGATCATCGTGGCCTCGAACGACGACGTCTCCCTGGGCCGGCTCCTGGTCGGGACCTGA
- a CDS encoding LLM class flavin-dependent oxidoreductase, with protein MAVVTMRFDLMVPDFAPVPARDYYVACLEMCDWAEQNDLGYVVFSEHHGLDNGWMPAPLTMAGVVTGRTTTLNVTAAAALVTLHDPVRIAEQLAVLDLASGGRVSIVAGIGYRPEEFTMAGVEKRRRGKILEENLQVMLKAWTGEPFEWKGRTVRATPRPFTQPHPMVMVGGSTEVACRRAARLGLPFFPADVDERFHDWYADEAARHGQEGGFVIQPRGSTFVFVTDDVDRTWGEIGPYLLHEAQLYDSFQSSDQTSAVHVPGVETVDDVRATGAYDVVTPDEAVALAEEAGPAGAFVLNPLSAGIPPEIGWRSLELTAAEVLPRL; from the coding sequence ATGGCGGTCGTGACGATGCGGTTCGACCTGATGGTGCCCGACTTCGCGCCGGTTCCCGCCCGCGACTACTACGTGGCGTGCCTGGAGATGTGCGACTGGGCCGAGCAGAACGATCTCGGATACGTCGTGTTCTCCGAGCACCACGGGCTCGACAACGGCTGGATGCCCGCACCTCTCACGATGGCCGGTGTGGTCACCGGGCGCACGACGACCCTCAACGTCACCGCCGCAGCCGCCCTCGTCACGCTGCACGATCCGGTGCGCATCGCCGAGCAGTTGGCGGTGCTCGACCTGGCGTCGGGAGGTCGGGTGTCGATCGTGGCAGGGATCGGCTACCGCCCCGAGGAGTTCACGATGGCCGGTGTCGAGAAGCGGCGCCGTGGGAAGATCCTCGAGGAGAACCTCCAGGTGATGCTGAAGGCCTGGACGGGGGAGCCGTTCGAGTGGAAAGGCCGCACGGTGCGCGCCACGCCGAGGCCCTTCACGCAGCCGCACCCGATGGTGATGGTCGGCGGCTCCACGGAGGTGGCGTGCCGCCGTGCAGCCAGGCTCGGCCTGCCGTTCTTCCCGGCCGACGTCGATGAGCGCTTCCACGACTGGTACGCCGACGAGGCCGCCCGCCACGGTCAGGAGGGGGGTTTCGTGATCCAGCCCCGGGGCTCGACGTTCGTGTTCGTGACCGACGACGTCGACCGCACCTGGGGCGAGATCGGCCCCTACCTCCTGCACGAGGCGCAGCTCTACGACTCGTTCCAGTCGAGCGACCAGACGTCGGCGGTACACGTGCCGGGGGTCGAGACGGTCGACGACGTGCGGGCGACGGGTGCCTACGACGTGGTCACCCCCGACGAGGCGGTGGCCCTCGCCGAGGAGGCCGGTCCGGCGGGTGCTTTCGTCCTGAACCCGCTGAGTGCGGGCATCCCGCCGGAGATCGGATGGAGATCACTCGAGCTCACGGCCGCCGAGGTGTTGCCCCGCCTCTAG
- a CDS encoding SDR family oxidoreductase, which yields MGTAVVTGAAGGLGRAVVDRLGVEHRVVGVDVRDAEVIADLSDADGRRRAVDEARAAADGSIDRLVCAAGLGPTQPDRGMLLAVNYFGTVEMLDTLAGDLVAAGDARVVLVSSNSTTLDPTVDEELVELCLAGDEPAARARATELAGHTVYATSKLAVTRAMRRRAPGLGERGVRLNAVAPGAFESPLLDRTMDDEILGAATRDLPIPLGRPGTPVEIADVIAFLLSDAACYVQGANVFVDGGTDAVVRPDGP from the coding sequence ATGGGTACGGCGGTCGTGACAGGAGCGGCCGGGGGACTGGGGCGAGCGGTCGTCGACCGGCTCGGGGTGGAGCACCGCGTCGTCGGTGTCGACGTCCGCGACGCCGAGGTGATCGCCGATCTCTCGGACGCCGACGGACGTCGCCGAGCGGTGGACGAGGCCCGTGCTGCTGCCGACGGGTCCATCGACCGCCTCGTGTGCGCGGCCGGGCTCGGTCCGACGCAGCCCGATCGGGGAATGCTCCTCGCCGTCAACTACTTCGGTACCGTCGAGATGCTCGACACCCTGGCGGGCGACCTCGTCGCAGCGGGGGACGCACGAGTCGTGCTCGTGTCGTCGAACAGCACGACCCTCGACCCGACGGTCGACGAGGAGCTCGTGGAGCTGTGCCTGGCGGGCGACGAGCCGGCAGCACGTGCCCGTGCCACCGAGCTGGCCGGCCACACGGTCTACGCCACGTCGAAGCTGGCCGTGACGCGCGCGATGCGCCGACGCGCTCCGGGGCTCGGTGAACGGGGAGTCAGGCTGAACGCCGTGGCGCCGGGTGCCTTCGAGTCCCCTCTCCTGGACCGGACGATGGACGACGAGATCCTGGGGGCCGCGACGAGAGACCTGCCGATTCCCCTCGGGCGCCCGGGGACACCCGTCGAGATCGCCGACGTGATCGCGTTCCTGCTGTCCGACGCCGCGTGTTACGTGCAGGGAGCCAACGTCTTCGTCGACGGCGGCACCGACGCCGTCGTCCGTCCCGACGGTCCGTAG
- a CDS encoding TIGR03619 family F420-dependent LLM class oxidoreductase: MGIVPAGRLAWGVQLPVVAQSKMVASPWERGLGAGPLVESAKAADGAGAFYVAVCDHTAIPRAAAETMSTTWYHPFVTLSYLAAVTETTRLMTNVLVGPFRHPLETAKAVSTLDELSAGRALVGVGAGHVEGEFEALGVDFAERGSTLDESIDLLRVALADEYPAFDGPTLHVHGVGLAPRPVQDHVPIWVGGSSRPALRRAAERGDGWIPQGTPRDKMPEQIEYLERHRDDVRPGAEIEIGAMVGCHVGEAEWDVPRGALVASPDEIVESYNEYGSWGVSHLQVKLHARSLDEYCDQLAAFGSQVAPHLIRV; this comes from the coding sequence GTGGGCATCGTTCCTGCCGGACGTCTCGCGTGGGGCGTGCAGCTCCCTGTCGTGGCCCAGTCGAAGATGGTCGCGTCGCCGTGGGAACGGGGACTCGGCGCAGGGCCTCTCGTGGAGTCGGCGAAGGCCGCCGATGGTGCCGGCGCGTTCTACGTCGCTGTGTGTGATCACACGGCGATCCCGCGCGCCGCGGCGGAGACGATGTCGACCACCTGGTACCACCCGTTCGTGACCTTGTCGTACCTCGCCGCCGTCACGGAGACGACACGTCTCATGACGAACGTTCTCGTCGGCCCGTTCCGCCATCCGCTCGAGACTGCCAAGGCGGTGTCGACTCTCGACGAACTGTCGGCCGGCCGGGCCCTGGTCGGTGTCGGAGCAGGACACGTGGAGGGGGAGTTCGAGGCGCTGGGCGTCGACTTCGCAGAGCGGGGGAGCACGCTCGACGAGTCGATCGACCTCCTGCGGGTTGCACTCGCCGACGAGTACCCCGCCTTCGACGGACCGACGCTCCACGTCCACGGCGTCGGGCTGGCGCCGCGTCCGGTCCAGGACCACGTGCCGATCTGGGTGGGGGGCTCCTCGCGGCCGGCGCTACGTCGAGCCGCTGAACGTGGCGACGGGTGGATTCCCCAGGGCACTCCCCGCGACAAGATGCCGGAACAGATCGAGTATCTCGAGCGACACCGTGACGACGTTCGCCCGGGCGCCGAGATCGAGATCGGCGCCATGGTGGGCTGTCACGTGGGCGAGGCCGAATGGGACGTCCCCCGGGGCGCTCTCGTTGCGTCTCCCGACGAGATCGTGGAGTCCTACAACGAGTACGGCTCCTGGGGCGTGAGCCACCTCCAGGTGAAGCTCCACGCCCGTTCCCTCGACGAGTACTGCGACCAGCTCGCCGCTTTCGGCTCGCAGGTCGCCCCCCACCTGATCCGTGTTTGA
- a CDS encoding LLM class flavin-dependent oxidoreductase encodes MEFGIFHSGHVLHQETDEAQRKLEHTRLMDEVEVGVTGDKVGFKYSWFTEHHFLEEYSHVSASEIIMSYLAGRTERIHLGSGIWNLTPPVNPPARTAERVAMLDHVSEGRFEWGVGRGSSSTEYQGFGIPDPDTTKAMADEVLPQVLEMMKPGRYSYDGECFSMPERMVLPKPYTQPHPPIWMACGSPATFEKAGRMGVGALCFAMGAPSKLAPLIETYKEEVARCSDPVGGYVNDNVACVSRLFCFEDGDRARDVATNANSGYYQSLVFKWLDSVAKPEGVPEWPELVPEPTPEEIRRAVELGVLVAGDPEECAGGVQKYVEAGADQIIFGLLNNIIPLEVVQESQETFGRHVLPDFDTDPVHSTTRQRDEQFA; translated from the coding sequence ATGGAGTTCGGAATCTTCCACTCGGGCCACGTCCTCCACCAGGAGACCGACGAGGCGCAGCGCAAGCTCGAGCACACACGTCTCATGGACGAGGTCGAGGTCGGCGTCACCGGCGACAAGGTCGGCTTCAAGTACTCCTGGTTCACCGAGCACCACTTCCTCGAGGAGTACTCGCACGTCTCGGCGAGCGAGATCATCATGAGTTACCTCGCCGGTCGCACGGAGCGCATCCATCTGGGTTCGGGCATCTGGAACCTCACGCCACCGGTGAACCCGCCGGCCCGAACCGCCGAGCGCGTCGCGATGCTCGACCACGTGAGCGAGGGCCGCTTCGAGTGGGGCGTCGGCCGCGGGTCGTCGAGCACCGAGTACCAGGGCTTCGGCATACCCGACCCCGACACCACCAAGGCGATGGCCGACGAGGTGCTCCCGCAGGTTCTCGAGATGATGAAGCCCGGCCGCTACTCCTACGACGGCGAGTGCTTCTCGATGCCCGAGCGCATGGTGCTGCCCAAGCCCTACACGCAGCCCCACCCCCCGATCTGGATGGCGTGTGGGAGCCCCGCCACCTTCGAGAAGGCGGGCAGGATGGGAGTCGGCGCCCTGTGCTTCGCCATGGGTGCACCGTCGAAGCTCGCACCCCTCATCGAGACGTACAAGGAGGAGGTGGCACGGTGCAGTGATCCGGTCGGCGGCTACGTCAACGACAACGTGGCGTGCGTGAGCCGGCTGTTCTGCTTCGAGGACGGCGACCGGGCACGCGACGTGGCGACCAACGCCAACTCCGGCTACTACCAGAGCCTCGTGTTCAAGTGGCTCGACTCGGTGGCGAAGCCCGAGGGCGTTCCGGAGTGGCCCGAGCTGGTTCCCGAGCCGACGCCTGAGGAGATCCGCAGGGCTGTGGAGCTCGGTGTTCTCGTGGCCGGCGACCCCGAGGAGTGTGCGGGCGGCGTGCAGAAGTACGTCGAGGCCGGCGCCGACCAGATCATCTTCGGGTTGCTGAACAACATCATCCCGCTGGAGGTCGTCCAGGAGTCGCAGGAGACGTTCGGTAGGCACGTTCTCCCCGACTTCGACACCGACCCGGTCCACTCGACGACCCGTCAGCGCGACGAGCAGTTCGCCTGA
- a CDS encoding cyclase family protein yields MPLSEELRALAARVSNTGRWGADDQRGTLNLITPDAVKRGAGAVRDGRTFSLAMQFHAEGPQTGGVPGRVNPEIEVLAAGMSVTGDPGDFTTTDEVVRLGTQASTHWDALAHVGYDERLWNDTSLDVVTGAGAVRLGAEHLGSVVTRGVLLDVARTHGVDRLPGGYPITDTDLDAALAATGLGVEPGDIVLIRTGQPQTLRRDDPETDDPSTAPRLARQGDDDLYRTDTAGVGVAAIEWFARHDVAAVATDTFVFEVWPCEDPAVLLPVHMIDLRDVGLVQGQLWYLEDLADDCAADGRHEFLLSATPLPITGAAGAPVAPTAVK; encoded by the coding sequence GTGCCGCTCAGCGAGGAGCTACGGGCGCTCGCCGCACGGGTCTCGAACACCGGGCGATGGGGCGCCGACGACCAGCGGGGAACCCTGAACCTCATCACGCCCGACGCCGTGAAACGGGGTGCGGGCGCCGTGCGCGACGGGCGGACGTTCTCCCTGGCGATGCAGTTCCACGCGGAGGGTCCACAGACCGGCGGCGTCCCCGGGCGCGTCAACCCCGAGATAGAGGTGCTCGCCGCCGGGATGTCGGTCACCGGCGACCCCGGCGACTTCACGACGACCGACGAGGTGGTGCGGCTGGGGACGCAGGCCTCCACCCACTGGGACGCCCTGGCGCACGTGGGCTACGACGAGCGCCTCTGGAACGACACGTCGCTCGACGTCGTGACCGGTGCCGGCGCCGTGAGGCTCGGAGCCGAGCACCTGGGCTCGGTCGTGACGCGCGGCGTCCTCCTCGACGTCGCTCGCACGCACGGCGTCGACCGACTACCGGGCGGATACCCGATCACCGACACGGACCTCGATGCCGCGCTCGCGGCCACGGGGCTCGGTGTCGAACCCGGCGACATCGTGCTGATCCGCACCGGTCAGCCGCAGACGCTCCGACGTGACGACCCCGAGACCGACGATCCGTCGACAGCGCCGCGCCTGGCCCGCCAGGGCGACGACGACCTCTACCGCACCGACACGGCGGGTGTGGGCGTCGCGGCCATCGAGTGGTTCGCACGCCACGACGTGGCGGCCGTCGCCACCGACACGTTCGTGTTCGAGGTGTGGCCGTGCGAGGATCCGGCGGTGCTGCTACCCGTGCACATGATCGACCTGCGCGACGTGGGTCTCGTCCAGGGCCAGCTGTGGTACCTCGAGGACCTCGCGGACGACTGTGCCGCCGACGGGCGCCACGAGTTCCTCCTCAGCGCCACCCCTCTTCCGATCACCGGTGCCGCCGGCGCCCCGGTTGCACCGACGGCGGTGAAATGA
- a CDS encoding IS481 family transposase, producing MSHRNARLTFHGRQLLVQRIRFEGAPVAHVAKAMGVSRQCAHRWVARYDAEGEAGLHDRSSRPHSSPKRTSVEVEQRVLSARRERRQGPDMLAPDIGVPARTITRILRRHQVPRLVECDPLTGEVIRASKTTAVRYERSKPGELVHMDVKKIGRIPDGGGWKAHGRHMGSTSAKKKARIGFDYVHSMVDDHSRYAYSEILPDETAASCAGFFARAVDVFAAAGIWRIERVMTDNHWSYTRSNDLAAKLERLGARHVLIKPHCPWQNGKVERFNRTLQTEWAYRQVFRSNDERSEALAPWLETYNTRRRHSALGGKPPISRLSPT from the coding sequence GTGTCTCACCGTAATGCTCGTCTGACGTTCCACGGCCGGCAGTTGCTGGTCCAACGGATCCGCTTCGAGGGCGCGCCAGTCGCGCATGTGGCCAAAGCAATGGGTGTGTCGCGGCAGTGCGCGCACCGCTGGGTGGCCCGCTACGACGCCGAAGGCGAAGCCGGTCTTCATGACCGGTCATCGCGTCCGCACTCAAGCCCGAAACGAACCAGCGTCGAGGTCGAACAACGTGTGCTCTCCGCCCGCCGGGAACGCCGCCAGGGGCCCGACATGTTGGCCCCCGATATTGGTGTCCCGGCCCGCACGATCACCCGGATCCTGCGGCGCCACCAGGTCCCTCGCCTGGTGGAGTGCGACCCGTTGACCGGAGAGGTGATCCGGGCCTCGAAGACGACCGCGGTCCGCTACGAACGATCCAAGCCCGGCGAGCTCGTGCACATGGACGTCAAGAAGATCGGGCGGATCCCCGACGGTGGAGGCTGGAAAGCCCACGGCCGCCACATGGGCTCCACCTCAGCGAAGAAGAAGGCCCGCATCGGGTTCGACTACGTGCACTCGATGGTCGATGACCACTCCCGCTACGCGTACTCCGAGATCCTTCCTGACGAGACCGCTGCGAGCTGCGCCGGGTTCTTCGCCAGAGCCGTCGACGTCTTCGCCGCCGCTGGCATCTGGCGCATCGAACGGGTCATGACCGACAACCACTGGAGCTACACTCGAAGCAACGACCTGGCTGCGAAGCTCGAACGGCTCGGGGCCCGCCACGTGCTCATCAAACCGCACTGCCCCTGGCAGAACGGCAAGGTCGAACGCTTCAACCGCACCCTCCAGACCGAGTGGGCTTATCGGCAAGTGTTCCGCTCCAACGACGAGCGATCCGAAGCGCTGGCGCCATGGCTCGAGACCTACAACACTCGCCGCCGTCACAGCGCCCTCGGGGGCAAGCCCCCGATCAGCCGACTGTCACCAACCTGA
- a CDS encoding aldehyde dehydrogenase family protein, which produces MAQATAAQSRSRDYRLLIGDSWVPGSAGTYEVVNPATEEVVGQAPEGTADDAHAAAAAAKDAFESWSQTSPSERAELMRAAARRITERSEELIPLVIAETGCTATVGKQMQVPVAASRFERYARGALEPSVIPLPPQEVPATALAPGGIMGAMARRAPVGVVACITPYNFPIVNMAGKIGPALAMGNTVVVKPAPQDPLAVIELVAILEEVGFPPGVVNVVTGSGPETGEALVESPDVDMISFTGSTGVGLAIAEAAGRTMKRLLLELGGKGAGIVREDADLKNAIGQVGSVWSFHSGQICTAPTRAIVHRSVYEPFVEGLTTMAGMLTVGDPLEKGTVVGPLISAAHRDRVEGYVGIGADEGAEVVAGGGRAAMERGFYVEPTLLAGCRNDMRVAREEIFGPVIVAIPFDDDEEAIAIANDSDFGLYDYVFTGDSAKGLAMSRRLRAGNVGINTVQRNHETPFGGTKLSGVGRDGGSFGLHAYSELQSVVWPG; this is translated from the coding sequence ATGGCACAGGCAACCGCGGCGCAGAGCCGCTCGCGTGACTACCGCCTCCTGATCGGCGACTCCTGGGTGCCCGGCTCGGCCGGCACCTACGAGGTCGTCAATCCCGCCACCGAGGAGGTCGTCGGCCAGGCGCCCGAGGGCACGGCCGATGACGCGCACGCTGCTGCCGCCGCGGCGAAGGACGCCTTCGAGAGCTGGTCGCAGACGTCTCCCTCGGAACGCGCAGAGCTCATGCGGGCGGCCGCCCGGAGGATCACGGAACGCTCCGAGGAGCTCATTCCGCTCGTGATCGCCGAGACCGGCTGCACCGCCACGGTGGGGAAGCAGATGCAGGTGCCGGTGGCTGCCAGTCGCTTCGAGCGCTACGCGCGTGGCGCGCTGGAGCCGTCGGTCATCCCGCTCCCGCCCCAGGAGGTGCCGGCGACGGCGCTGGCGCCCGGCGGGATCATGGGGGCGATGGCCCGCCGTGCACCGGTCGGGGTCGTCGCATGCATCACGCCCTACAACTTCCCGATCGTCAACATGGCCGGAAAGATCGGCCCTGCACTCGCCATGGGCAACACCGTCGTCGTGAAGCCCGCACCCCAGGACCCGCTGGCCGTCATCGAGCTCGTGGCCATCCTCGAGGAGGTCGGGTTCCCGCCCGGCGTCGTCAACGTCGTCACGGGATCGGGCCCCGAGACGGGCGAGGCACTCGTGGAGTCGCCCGACGTCGACATGATCAGCTTCACCGGCAGCACCGGTGTGGGCCTGGCCATCGCCGAAGCTGCCGGGCGCACGATGAAGCGTCTTCTCCTGGAGTTGGGTGGCAAGGGCGCCGGGATCGTGCGTGAGGACGCCGACCTGAAGAACGCCATCGGTCAGGTCGGCTCGGTCTGGTCGTTCCACTCGGGTCAGATCTGCACCGCGCCCACGCGGGCGATCGTGCACCGCTCGGTCTACGAGCCCTTCGTGGAGGGCCTCACGACGATGGCCGGGATGCTCACGGTCGGCGACCCGCTCGAGAAGGGGACCGTCGTGGGGCCGTTGATCAGCGCCGCGCACCGTGACCGTGTGGAGGGGTACGTGGGCATCGGTGCCGACGAGGGGGCCGAGGTCGTCGCCGGCGGCGGCCGGGCCGCCATGGAGAGGGGCTTCTACGTGGAGCCCACACTGCTCGCTGGCTGCCGCAACGACATGCGTGTGGCGCGCGAGGAGATCTTCGGGCCCGTGATCGTCGCCATTCCGTTCGACGACGACGAGGAGGCCATCGCCATCGCCAACGACAGCGACTTCGGCCTCTACGACTACGTTTTCACCGGCGACTCCGCGAAGGGGCTGGCGATGTCCCGTCGTCTGCGGGCCGGCAACGTCGGGATCAACACGGTGCAGCGCAACCACGAGACGCCGTTCGGCGGCACGAAGCTGAGCGGTGTGGGCCGTGACGGTGGCTCGTTCGGGCTCCATGCCTACAGCGAGCTCCAGTCCGTCGTGTGGCCCGGCTAG
- a CDS encoding AMP-binding protein, with protein sequence MIDDARTLWELVDRRAELTPDALFAVDEDERHMSFSEYRAAAERAAAGLAGVGVAEGAPVSWILPTWIESAVLVAALARLGAVQNPMLPIYREREVGFITRQTGASLLICPSEWAGFDFEGMSRGIAGDVDGLEVLVADRTLPEGDPASLPAPPPVHDSRDDDPVRWVFYTSGTTADPKGARHTDRTVMHSAYAMVKALELTPDDRNALVFPFTHIGGIGWLDAGLMVGFPQIVIEAFNPATTIPVLAREHVTIAGAGTPFHMAYLAAQREDPDEPIFPDVRAFPGGGAAKPPQLHGEVKAELGGAGVVSGYGLTECPILAMGSIHDPDEKLSLTEGRPTPGVEVRIVTLDGTDAGTGEEGEIRAKGPQLFRGYLDSSLDADAFDDRGFFRTGDLGNQDDEGYISITGRLKDIIIRKGENISAKEVEDLLFDHPAVADVAVIGLPDATSGERACAVVVVEDGAEPPTLDGLFRFLTDAGLTSRKAPEQLEVVASLPRNPTGKVLKHELRETFTDEG encoded by the coding sequence ATGATCGACGACGCCCGCACGCTGTGGGAGCTGGTCGACCGCCGTGCCGAGCTCACCCCGGACGCCCTTTTCGCCGTCGACGAGGACGAGCGGCACATGAGCTTCAGTGAGTACCGCGCAGCGGCCGAGCGTGCCGCCGCAGGGCTGGCCGGCGTCGGGGTCGCCGAGGGAGCACCCGTGTCGTGGATCCTCCCCACGTGGATCGAGTCGGCCGTACTCGTCGCAGCCCTGGCACGTCTCGGTGCGGTGCAGAACCCGATGCTGCCGATCTACCGCGAGCGGGAGGTCGGTTTCATCACCCGTCAGACGGGCGCGTCGCTGCTGATCTGCCCGTCGGAGTGGGCGGGTTTCGACTTCGAGGGGATGTCCCGTGGCATCGCCGGCGACGTCGACGGGCTCGAGGTGCTCGTTGCCGACCGCACACTGCCCGAAGGCGATCCTGCATCGCTGCCTGCGCCGCCGCCGGTCCACGACTCCCGCGACGACGACCCCGTCCGCTGGGTGTTCTACACGTCCGGCACGACGGCCGACCCCAAGGGGGCCCGCCACACCGATCGCACCGTCATGCACTCGGCCTACGCCATGGTGAAGGCCCTCGAGCTCACACCCGACGACCGCAACGCCCTCGTGTTTCCCTTCACCCACATCGGTGGGATCGGCTGGCTCGATGCCGGGCTCATGGTCGGGTTCCCACAGATCGTGATCGAGGCGTTCAACCCGGCCACGACGATCCCGGTTCTCGCCCGCGAGCACGTCACGATCGCCGGGGCGGGCACGCCGTTCCACATGGCCTACCTCGCCGCGCAGCGGGAGGACCCCGACGAGCCCATCTTCCCCGACGTCCGGGCGTTCCCGGGGGGCGGTGCGGCGAAGCCCCCGCAACTGCACGGTGAGGTCAAGGCCGAGCTCGGCGGTGCCGGTGTCGTGTCGGGCTACGGGCTCACCGAGTGCCCGATCCTGGCGATGGGGTCGATCCACGACCCCGACGAGAAGCTCTCGCTCACCGAGGGGCGCCCGACCCCGGGAGTGGAGGTCCGGATCGTCACCCTCGACGGCACCGACGCCGGCACCGGGGAGGAGGGGGAGATCCGCGCCAAGGGCCCGCAGCTGTTCCGGGGCTACCTCGACAGCTCCCTCGATGCCGACGCCTTCGACGACCGGGGCTTCTTCCGCACAGGCGACCTGGGGAACCAGGACGACGAGGGCTACATCTCCATCACCGGGCGCCTGAAGGACATCATCATCCGCAAGGGCGAGAACATCTCCGCCAAGGAGGTCGAGGACCTGCTCTTCGACCATCCGGCCGTGGCCGATGTCGCCGTCATCGGCCTGCCCGACGCGACATCGGGCGAGCGAGCCTGTGCAGTGGTGGTGGTCGAGGACGGAGCCGAGCCCCCCACACTCGACGGCCTCTTCCGGTTCCTCACGGACGCGGGCCTCACGTCACGCAAGGCTCCCGAGCAACTCGAAGTCGTTGCCTCGCTGCCGCGCAACCCCACCGGCAAGGTCCTCAAGCACGAGCTGCGCGAGACCTTCACCGACGAGGGCTAG
- a CDS encoding SDR family oxidoreductase, translating to MGRFDDQVAIVTGAGSGLGRATALRLSSEGGAVACLDIAEDAAEKTAAEISEPGRTARAVPVDVSDPESVAQAVATTAAELGRPTIVVNAAGIGRFEHTVDVPFEDWSRIIGVNLTGTFLVSQAALPHLLDGGGVIINIASNAGLMGQKYSAAYCASKGGVVNLSRALAVEYNGRGVRVTCVAPGGMDTPMVLAEDTGFQPPAGVDIEQFLRDFSHLMSPLGNAAPEEVAALIAYVASEDARYMTGSIVSIDGGITA from the coding sequence GTGGGGCGTTTCGACGATCAGGTGGCCATCGTGACCGGTGCCGGCTCGGGGCTCGGGCGTGCCACGGCTCTCCGGCTGTCCTCCGAAGGTGGCGCTGTCGCGTGTCTCGACATCGCCGAGGATGCGGCCGAGAAGACAGCCGCAGAGATCTCCGAGCCGGGACGCACCGCGCGGGCCGTCCCCGTCGACGTGAGCGACCCGGAATCGGTTGCACAGGCTGTGGCGACGACCGCCGCCGAGCTCGGTCGTCCCACGATCGTCGTCAACGCAGCCGGGATCGGACGCTTCGAGCACACCGTCGATGTTCCCTTCGAGGACTGGAGCCGCATCATCGGGGTGAACCTCACAGGGACGTTCCTCGTGTCCCAGGCCGCGCTCCCGCACCTGCTCGACGGTGGAGGTGTGATCATCAACATCGCCTCCAATGCGGGTCTCATGGGCCAGAAGTACTCGGCCGCGTACTGCGCCTCCAAGGGAGGGGTCGTCAACCTCTCCCGCGCCCTTGCCGTCGAGTACAACGGACGCGGTGTACGCGTCACCTGTGTCGCGCCGGGCGGGATGGACACGCCGATGGTCTTGGCCGAGGACACAGGATTCCAACCACCCGCCGGGGTCGACATCGAGCAGTTCCTGCGCGACTTCTCCCACCTGATGAGCCCCCTGGGCAACGCCGCCCCGGAGGAGGTGGCGGCCCTCATCGCTTATGTCGCGTCCGAGGATGCGCGCTACATGACCGGTTCCATCGTCTCGATCGACGGTGGCATCACAGCCTGA